ACAAAGTCAAACAGCCCATCACGTTCCTTTATGTACAGTAAGCTTGAGCAGCACTTGTAACTCTGATAAGTGCAACACTGATAGACAGTAATGTGTTTTTCAAAGGGAGGGTGTTCCTTTAAGCAAATACACTGGCTTGTGAAGTAAGCCTCTTAAGTATTGGTAAGAGTTTACCAGAAATCATAAACAATGATTGAACGATCCTTATCCTAAAATGAACTTCCGCACTCGTATAGACTTTCAAAGGCCATGCACAACTTTTTCAGTCATATACACTCCATGGCTGCTGATTACAGTTGTATTGGCTTGGCAGCTACTCTACATTGATCTAAGGGGTGAGAGGAAACTCCCTAACAGGGATGTTGCGTCAAAAGCCTGCTAATGCCACATGGCTGCCTGATATCTGTGAACACTTAATTTTTAGCTACgtgctttttttttcagttcttcgGCTTTTGCAATGTAATTCTTCATGGCATCAGCCTTGCTCATCCCTTTGTGTCCATTCCAGGCCTCCCATTTGGCTTTGCCTATTACATCagttggagcagggcaggggatgtTGATGTCCCCAATGGTGGCTTGTTTGTAGAGACTGTAAATCTCCAGTCTTTCTTGGTCTGAGATCGGCACCTTCATTTCCCGGACCATAGCAGCAGCTTTCTCAAATTCCTCCTGAGACATGGTGAGAGCTCAGTGTCAGGACTGCTCCTTTCTTCCGCTGTAGAGGGCTTGCCAAGATCCTCAAGGGTTGACCCAGGCCACGACAACTGGAATGAAGGAGAGTTGCAACAGCAGAGTAAGATTTTTAAATGCCCCAATGAAAGACCGTGCAACTGACTGTAGCAGGAGCAATACAATCTTCAAATGGCCTTAAAATTAATCCCAGATTGGGGGATTTAGCAGATTTTACAGATTTTTACAGTCAATTCTTCTTGGACCGAGCATTACTTTCCCTTTTGGAGACAGGCTCTTGGGGTCTGTTTCTCTCTACGTATAGCAGTTAGTCTCTCTACTGTGATGAACATGGTATAAAAATATAGACCGTTTATAAATATAGCTGGTTTGTAAAATGTGTGGCCATCTATTCATCAGAAATCTGCTAAACATATGGACAGGTTTAGTCTGCCTTTGTAACCAATGTGGAAGAAGGTCAAAGGAAGGCAAttattcaaagaaaacaaatttagCTAGGAATTTGGTCTTAACTCTATCTGTGTCAGTctggatttcagtggggttgcTCTGGCTTTCTGCCAAGAGGAATTTAACCCTATGTGCCTATATATTGGCAGTTTGCCTAGGGAAGAAGTGTTGCCAACTGTTCtactatttggtgttttttcttaaagccccagctgctggagtcaggtgAGTATCccagtctcagctttcatttaagaaggGGGtagaaaaatgtaaatttctaTCCCTGATCAttgtggagaaaaacttgaagATGTGactcaaacatttaaaaatccagaaggaaaataaaaagaacccaactatttattatttttaaagttaatttttatGGGGCCTGACATGATTTTGGAAGCCTTGAGTTTAGCAATACTGgaaaacaaccacaaacaaacacAACCCCACCATATCCCCATGCTGAATTTTTGTGCCCCGAATGAGACAGTCACGTAAACAGTGGAAGTTTTTGTCCTATACTAAAATAGATATTTATAAAGTGCCCTGTCATAGTACCTAGCTAAGCAATGCAAATATGACCATTGGTTATAGAGAAGTACTTTAATCAATTGCTGGCTGCTAATAGGTTTAAGTTAAGTTCCTTAAGAGGCCTGGGCCCTCTGTTTCAAAGCTAGGATCACCTAAATAAGAGTGGCCCAGTTTGCTCAGCATCTCCTAAAACCAGGCTGGTTTGACTGAGATGCCTCAACTTAGGCACAAAAGGTTTGAACACTCCGGCTTTAGTGGGGTGGTTCTCCCAGCCCCCTTTCATTCCATTTAAAACTGATGCTCTaaacacacaccccgccccccagtcTCGGGCATCCAGGATTCTTTGAGTCGCAGAAGCTgagagctcccagccccacatgctGAGGGAATCTGAAGTGTCCTGGGGAAGCGAATCTCCCTCTCCAGGACTCAGCCGGGGTAAGTCAagatggggagcagggagctgagagtTTTAGGAGGGGAAGATTTTCAGTGTCTCGGTGCGTGATCTGGGGGGGCCTTACCAGCGGAGGGGCTGACGGGGATCCCCAACCAGTGTCtcccccaggaattgaaatgggggggggtgttcaaatttacagggggggagtcagggccgctgaggggtgagactgtgagggtTAAGGTGGctctatggcaccatagtaaaaactgaaaaatgtttcatgaccatttaattagatttaactcatgttttaaaatcatcacaaatattaaagttggctactcaagccttctatgaagcactatgtctacatccttcttggtttcttgttataattttgcacaactctgttaatgaacttcttgaatgcaatgcgttcatctcTGGTGGCTTCTTGTGTGTCCGGTATttccattccttcaactgatatgctcattagttcatttacatgatcaggcagaaggtgacttctttcagaacacaaaattctattcactCGAGGCAAAAGAATGCTcgactgtagctgttgtgactgggagtagcaagagatgaattcctacttctttcatcccaggaaacatggcacaaagattgggtcaagccactagtgatgataaagaagatgaagtcaaatcttcattcatttgtcGTACGATATTCCActgtgtgttcaaattctctattctgtcctgagcacacggcagccccattgctggtggtgcctcactccactcaactgtcggtgttttataggacagggatctgtaaaagctacgtagaggttgagtagaatctataagtcgctgttgtagatttttaagaatcaagtccgtgtactttttcagttgtcttaacaaacacttcttgtcctcttcacttaaggattcaatataaatgccttcattactcaacttctggactgaagtctttgttCTTCCAGTAGTTTTTCAGTGGATAGCTcgctgattgatccaaatgtagcttctattgctggacaaagatctactactgttgtagcagatgcctgggtggccattgtttaatgacccaagtggttttaACAGTAGACTTACAAAGGAGAGAATGGCAgtagtcttctctgaatgtagtagcaaaagtaatccaccagtctcactacttagatccatcccatcttggtagatactttccaaagccagtaatagtatctggagtaattttaagacaacatccaaggatcgctcatgagaaagccagagagttttcccaggttggactaatttgaacttcagtcccagtgtatcgtctatattttccaagatattcagtctttttggactcttgctgaaaaaagaatataatgaaaatattaaatttatagctttttaaatgtcttttgaagagtctgcagctcctactagcactagttggagtagatggcctctgcagtgtgtacaggagagattagggttatgcttttctctgagcaaagcttgtgctccaccacgtcttccagagaagtttgcagctctctcaaatgcacaagcagccatctgtttggggtccaattgacaagcatttaactcttctaagatgtgggttgtcacagatgcagctgatgtgtcttctataacttgaacatctagaaatgcatctactggcctatcactgacatcaagataacgtacacagtgacttaatacttgatgcccatttgcatcggtgTATTCATCAGctatgtatgcaaattttttttgtGGTGAGAGTTCTTCATTCTTTGAACTGTTGAGTcttttcactgttgcaccacatgcttctagccagtcagttgagtttcctgcagaaagacagtgagcatttgctgTTCTTGTTCAGAATCAGTGTTcagcttcaggatgaacaagtgaccatgcacttaacattggcctccagtttgtagtgtgcggtatctcttgcttaaatagacaGTATGATGTcgcagccatgtttgttcgcatgaactgtgttgtgtctccagcattcttaacagcctcattaacactcactggtgttgtccttcgtcagtggagactcagagttcagaggtgctttcacatgagttcacctcccaggtggggggcaagaaggcaccttgctcattcctccagctgctcactgttcgctctggccactgttatTCGTTgagccaccgttcactccatcgctctgttgccaaaggccctgcgccatcaccttctgctgccacctgccactgtgacctctgcgagttgctctcttgaggttccacccagctctctgtgatttcagctgagctctcgggggagggggggaacttcgctgctagtgcagactgggccatctcttccacagaaacactgtcccccagcaggtctaagcactttgACCTGATTTGAGCtgcagtggtcacttaacaaaacaaaagactagctctggagcctaatcagctgtctttaaacaggtttcagagtagcagccctgttagtctgtatctgcaaaaagaacaggagtacgtgtggcaccttagagactaaccaatttatttgagcataagctttcgtgggctatagcctacttcacgaaagcttatgctcaaataaatgttagtctctaaggtgccccatgtactcctgttctttttgtctttaaacaggggagagggggcaggtcaaacagtacttgtgactcagggaGACTATCAAGCAAaacccctgtccccaccctctcttttgatgccctcaatcagcagaggctaaggacagttctactgccctttactcctgCAATAAGaccaacaacatttcattaccccccttcccctcccattcaagTGATTTATAACCCAACCctagccaaaatctatcacttagGCAatgcagctctgtttgctggatacctaagtagattaggtgtgaatgtaaatacagtctggtcctgaagctcATCAGGAGCTGCCAGGGAGAACTgctttagactttgcttacaaatttgaaattattaggtagCCCAATgtcaccgaaatgaatgcactgacatggtcacaaaaaaacaacagctgtagaCGGAAGCTAGTCCATGTCCCtgcttttcaaatctattatactttttcagatacacgtattttatcatacactgtgcGTGCTTTTAAAGCgtgtattaatgtttcagttTCAAGTCACGCTTCCAAACAGTCACTGAACAGGCcccactgcatgtaactagttcacagaaccggggttgggggggaaatCCCCGTCCCCAACCCAGGAGCCGGGCGAGAAGGGGCGGGATCTTACCGGCGGGGCAATGATCTGCGATCCCAGGCCGCGCCGTGCAGTGCTGCGCAGCCGCCCGCAGAGCCCGCTGTGCCGCGTCTCGCCGCCGGGAGCCCCGGGTGAGCCGCGGCCACGTGGCTCGCAGGCGGCGGCTGGGCCGGAGCGTCACAGAGCCGGGCGCGCCGAGCTCACAAGCGCCGCCTCGGGCAGCCGGGACCCGGGCCGCCCTCGCCCTGCCGGGGCCGCCGCCGCCTGGGCCGGAGCAGCGGACAGGCCGGGCCATGGAGCTAGGTGGGTGCTTGGCTGGCGGCGCGGCTGCCTCCGGCTCCTGCCCGCGGGACGCTGGGGCGGCCCGGCCCCGCTGCCTGGGGCAGCGGCGGGTGCGGGTGTGTTGGGACGTGCGTGGGGGGGGACACGCGTGGAGTGGGTGCGGGGGTGTTGGGACGTGCGTGGGGGGGTGTTAGGACGCGCGTGGAGTGTGTGTCTGCGTGGGGCCATGCGTGGGGCGTGTTGTGTGGGGACACGCGTGGCAGGGTGTGAGCGTGcatcgggggagggggagcgtgtGGCGACACACAGCACCTTAAACCAGCCTCACCTGCCGGGTGTTTAATAAACAGCTCCGCCCTATAAAGTCGTTCCCACGTTTCTGGCCTGGGTAGGCGCCAGGTATCCCAGCTATTCTGGGCCGGTGCTTGGGCAAGCTACCCTGATGTAAGAGTGCGCCCCCGCAGAGTTGCATTATACAAGGCTGCTGATCCCAGCAGGGCACCAGCCTTCCCCGCCTAAATTGGGACCCTGGACTGAGCTAAGGTAATTGCACCGGCTGGCTGAGGAGTCAGCTAGGGGGTTAGCAGATATCAGACCCGAGAGAGAATCGTTTGCCCTGTTTGTACACCCGATTGCATGTACCAAAAAAGGTGCGCTTCAGGGATTGCGATTCCATCTACATGcatgagagagagacactggTAGATCCCTCCTTGCTCCTTCTCTTGTGGCTTATGCTGTTGCTACAGCCTCTCTGACAGTGTGTGAGGAGCAGAGGGTTAACCTGCCTGGACAAGAGGTCCACAATTCTCATAGAACGTTATATCACGGCCAGTAACGCTGTTTGGAAACTGTTCGGAGGGGACAATGAACCTTCTGTGAGCAGGCAATGTAAACAGAAAAGATTCAAATCCAGTAACAAAAATACACACCAGCATCCTACACGGCAACCCCACCTACTGTGGGAATCCAGTGCCAGCCCCCTTGATCTTTGCGTTGGAGATGTACAGCCCAAAGCTTTAGACCAATGGGGTAtgttgtattaggaggagaatTTGCAGAGTACAGCATGATCAATGCAGATCAATGATTGTCTTGTGGCAGTGTTTTAGCCACAGGACTTCTAGATGTGACTTTTCCCTGGAAGCAAGGCCTAGCCTTTCCTCAGGGGTGGGCGTGTGTATGGAGGATCCTTGCAGGGGTGTGCTGGAATGCAGCTCACATTTTAGAGCTGTGCAACATTCCACCATGCTGGTACATTGGTCTGAAGGTGCTGctgatgtgtgaccttgggtgagtgacttcacctgtctgtgcctctAGTGAACGTGAGCCTGGCAGTAGtgcttcccccacctccatgaGATCCTCTCTTGGAAAGTGCCGTATACACTTAAAGTCTCACAATTCTGTATTTATGTACAACACCAGAGCAGGGCCTGTGCCAAGCAGACACAGAGACTTCAGGAAGCAGGGCCACCAAATTCCTTCCTCTATCCCTCCAGAAGCCCCCGTTATGCACCTTTTGCCACCACAGCAGTGGAGGGGCAGTTTCACAGATTCCTTCCTCCTCTGGGGGTTAGAAATCTTAAGTTCTTTGTCTGTGAGAGAGAAGTGGTGGGGTTGGCAATCTTAGAAACCAGAGCCCTGTTTGTGCTGTGTGGGCAATACTGATCCCGTGGCACGTTTTCTAAGAGGAAGAGTTTGTACTGGTGTCCGGAGCCCACCCCCCGCTGTTGTGTAGTGTGTTCAATGCATGGGTGTTGGTACTCATTGCCTCTAGCCtacctgcatttcagtgctgtctAATTTGTAAACTGCTTTGGGATTGTAGGCTCTATAGAAACACAGGCTGATACAACAATCATCAGCTGGAAAGCATCCCTTTCCCTGCAAGCTGTTGTGCATGCGAGTGTAATCCTCTTTCCCTGACGCTCCCAGGCTGCCCTATGCTAATGAAGGAGCTACTGCAGCGTGTGTAAACTGACCGTGTTTTTGTGTGTAATTGGTATGTGCTGGGCTCCTGTTTGGAGTTCAGGACAATCACATCGTCTCTCTAATCCCCAGATCTGGTGGACTTGCTGCATTAAGGGTTAATGCAGGGTTGTTTTCCCCCCTATAAGATGGAAGGTTGAATTTTTTACTTCCTTGCAGCATTTCCGTAACAATCCATTAACATTCCTCAGTGTCAGTTAGTTTAAGTAAACTGTTTGTATTATAGCAGTGTCTCATGCTAGGTGCTGTGTGTATACATAGAAAGAGACAGTGCCcactccaaagagcttgcagtctaaggaGATGAAACAGAAGAAGTtccaaggagttccacaggttgactggatgtgtgttgtgtgaagaaatacttccttttatttgttttaaacctgctgcctattaatttcatttggtgacccagaagaactaggggtcatcaaattaaattaataggcagcaggtttaaaacaaataaaaggaagtatttcttcagacaacacacagtcaacctgtggaactccttgccagaggatgttgtgaaggccaagaccataacagggttcaaaaaagaactagataaattcatggaggataggtccatcaatggctagtagccaggatgggcagggatagtatccctagcctctctttgccagaagctggaaatg
The Eretmochelys imbricata isolate rEreImb1 chromosome 17, rEreImb1.hap1, whole genome shotgun sequence DNA segment above includes these coding regions:
- the LOC144276552 gene encoding diazepam-binding inhibitor-like 5, coding for MSQEEFEKAAAMVREMKVPISDQERLEIYSLYKQATIGDINIPCPAPTDVIGKAKWEAWNGHKGMSKADAMKNYIAKAEELKKKARS